One window from the genome of Gadus macrocephalus chromosome 7, ASM3116895v1 encodes:
- the efhd2 gene encoding EF-hand domain-containing protein D2, with product MATDELSSKLNRRLQIEEGVEEAVAVDGMIQQNEEPLEKSSTGSADSELGAKLLRRGELNEGVGEHLQPSMKVLNPYTEFKEFSRKQIKDMEKMFKQFDAGKDNFIDLMELKLMMEKLEAPQTHLGLKNMIKEVDEDLDNKLSFREFLLIFRKAAAGELAEDSGLCVLARLSEIDVSTEGVKGAKTFFEAKVQAINQSNRFEAEIREEQESKKKELEEKKTKQAAFRELQSAFK from the exons ATGGCCACAGACGAGTTGTCGTCAAAGTTGAACCGTAGACTCCAAATCGAGGAGGGAGTTGAAGAAGCCGTGGCTGTGGACGGGATGATCCAGCAAAACGAGGAGCCACTGGAGAAGTCCTCCACGGGGAGCGCGGACTCGGAACTGGGCGCTAAACTGCTGCGGCGCGGGGAACTGAACGAGGGAGTGGGTGAGCACCTCCAGCCCAGCATGAAGGTCTTAAATCCCTACACGGAGTTCAAGGAGTTCTCGAGGAAGCAAATCAAAGACATGGAGAAGATGTTTAAACA GTTCGACGCAGGGAAAGACAACTTCATTGATCTTATGGAGCTTAAACTGATGATGGAGAAGCTGGAGGCACCGCAGACCCATCTGGGCCTGAAGAACATGATCAAGGAGGTGGATGAAGACCTGGACAACAAGCTCAGCTTCAGAGAG TTCTTACTCATCTTCAGGAAAGCAGCAGCTGGCGAACTAGCGGAAGACAGCGGTCTCTGTGTCCTGGCTCGTCTCTCGGAGATCGACGTCTCCAccgagggggtgaagggggcgaAGACCTTCTTTGAAGCAAAA GTACAAGCTATCAATCAATCCAATCGCTTTGAGGCCGAGATCCGCGAAGAGCAGGAGTCCAAAAAGAAGGAGCTTGAGGAGAAGAAGACCAAACAGGCTGCGTTCAGGGAGCTCCAGTCTGCCTTCAAGTAA